In Deefgea piscis, the DNA window CTAGCACATAGGCGTCGCCGCCAAGGCCAGCGGTGGCGTCCAAAATACGCGGAATATATTCGCCCTTGATGCCGACGGCTTTGGCAACGGGTTGTCCACGGCCACCGCCAAATTGGCGACGATGCGCTGCCGCGCCTTTAACAAAGTCAACGCAAACAATGGCTTTATCATGAATAGAAAGCAGCTCGAGCCGGTCGGTGTTCCATTGCAGTATATGCGTCGCGTCTTCAGGGATAGTGTCCCACAGGGCAATACCCAGTTGTTGTGCTTGGTGGATGATGTCGATTGGGGCGGTGTGGCGTAGGCCGATCATGCGCTGGGTTCACTGTATTGGGAGATTGGGCGGTAAGGGCTGGGGCTCAGCCTTTGGGCGGTGTCTTGTTTATAAAACAGCACCATTTGGGTGTAAACATCGGGGTAGTGCGCTTGGAGGATTTGCGGCGCTTCAAAAAATACTTCGCTCAGTACCGCAAAGCACTCCGCCGGATTGGTGGCGGCATACAGATCAATGTCTGAGTGCTCGCCAGCGTCGGCTTTGGTGCTTAAATCGGCAAAGGCGGCAGTAAATGCGCTTTGCCACGCCGCTTCGCTCATTCCGGCGTGCAGCGCTGGATAACCATTGGCGTTGCCGCCGTTTTTCATGTCGAGCTTATGCGCTAATTCATGAATCACCACATTCCAGCCGTCTAAATGCGGCCCATCCATCACGTCGTTCCACGAAAACAGTACCGGACCATCGCCGCGCGCTTGGCCAGCGAGCAATTGCTCGCCTTCGTGAACAACACCGATGGCGTCAGTGTGGCGATGGCTGGCGTAAAACGGGCGCGGGTAAATAATGATCTCCTGCCAATCGTCATAGGCTTCAAAACCCAGATTTAAAATCGGCAGCACCGCTTGCGCCGCCAAAATCACCCGCATCGGGTCAGAAAATTCAATACCCGCGCTGGCTTGGATCGATTTGGTGTGTAAAAACCACGCGGCGAGTTCACGCAAACGCGCTAATTCACTCACGCTGAGGTTTTTTAGCACCGGCATCGTGGTGGCAGGCAACCACAAAGCATCGTCAATCGGGTGCTGGGCGAGCCAATGGTCACGGCGTTTGCGACGAAAGTAGTTGAGCATGATTTTCCTTAGATCGTCATCAACAAATGGGTCTCGCACCGCGCAATTCAAGTTGCGCAGCCTAATTTGTCGTGGTTACTGGTGTTAATTGAAATGCAACAGTCATAAATGACTACTGTGTGTGTAAGAAAAGTGCTTGTATTATCAACAACTAATGAGATTTGCTGACAAATCCACTACGGAGCACGATCCAATGTGCCGAAGTAGCTTGATATAAGCCATGTTTTAGGGGAGTTTGCACGATGTTAAATCGCAATCATGTCATTGCCGCTGTTGCTATGGTTTACGGCTTAGTGATGTTGAGTTTGTTGTGGCTAGTCGGGCAAAGTAAAGATGCTGCGGTTAATGCACTGTTTTTTTCTATGTCCTTAATCCTGCTGTTGGGTGGGGTCGCTTTGCTAGCGGTATTGTTTTTTGGCCTGCAGCGCTTGTTTTTGCCCTTGGGGCAAATACTCGATTTAATGCGCCAGCATGCCAGTGATAGCGGTGATTTAAGTGCGCGCTTACCTGAAGAGGGTGACGCTGAAGTGGCGCAATTGGCCAAAGCGTATAACGCTTCCACCGATAAAGTGCAGCGCACACTACGCGATGTGCAGCGCGAAATGGAAGGGCTGGCTTTGGGTTTATCCGAGTTGACTGCCGTAACGGCGCAAATGGGTAAAGACACCCGCACGCAGTCTGATCATGCCGCCTCATCGGCGGCGACGGTGGAGCAAATCACCGTCAGCATTAACCATATCGCCGATCATGCCCGCGATATGGATCATGTGGTAGAGCAAACGCAGCGCTTATCCAGCGATAGTGCCGATTCGGTGCTGCGCGTTTCGGAAGAAGTTGGCAAAGTGTCTGAGGCGGTGGTCGCGCTAACGCAGACGATGGATGGCTTGGGGGCCAGCTCGCAAGAAATTAGCGGCATTGTTGGTGTGATTAAAGACATTGCCGATCAAACCAATTTATTGGCGCTGAACGCCGCGATTGAAGCTGCGCGCGCCGGTGATATGGGGCGTGGCTTTGCTGTGGTGGCCGATGAAGTGCGTAAATTGGCCGAGCGCACCAGCAATGCCACGGTAGAAATCGCGCATAAAATCGAATCGGTGGGCCGCGAAACCCAAAGTGCCGTGGGCAATATGGCGCTGACTGCCAATCGCGTGGCGCACAGTGTCACCATGGCCGAAGACGCACGCGGGCATATGTTGGGGATTCGTGAGCACATGGGCAGCGTAGTGACGGCGGTGCGGCAAATTGCCGAATCAACGCAAGAGCAATCTTCCGCTACGCATACCTTAGCCAGCTCGGCCGAACGGCTGGATGTCATGACGCAAGCCACTGATTCTGCTTTGCAGCAAGCCAGTAATACCTTGAAGCATTTGGATGAGCGCGCTAAGCGTTTATTGAAGTCAGTCGGGCAATTTAAACTGGCCGATATTGAAGTGTTTCATAGCTGGGCCGCATCGAGCGAAGCGCGCGCGGTATCGGAAATCAAGGCGCTACTTAATCAGCAAGGCCATCATTGGGCCGATGTGGCGGGGGATCATTCTGCGGCGATGATTAGATCGCGTATCACGATCGGCAATCCGCCAACCGCGGCTGCCATTGGTGGGGTGAAAATTCAAAACTGGGCCAAAGACGGTGGTTTGGCCGATCTCAATGCCGTTGCTACGCAACAAGATTGGCGTCGAATTTTACCGGCGGTGCTGGATAAAATGATGCAGGCCAATGGCCAATATGTGGCGGTGCCCTTGGGGGTAGCGCGGGTGAATGTGATGTGGATG includes these proteins:
- a CDS encoding M90 family metallopeptidase, whose product is MLNYFRRKRRDHWLAQHPIDDALWLPATTMPVLKNLSVSELARLRELAAWFLHTKSIQASAGIEFSDPMRVILAAQAVLPILNLGFEAYDDWQEIIIYPRPFYASHRHTDAIGVVHEGEQLLAGQARGDGPVLFSWNDVMDGPHLDGWNVVIHELAHKLDMKNGGNANGYPALHAGMSEAAWQSAFTAAFADLSTKADAGEHSDIDLYAATNPAECFAVLSEVFFEAPQILQAHYPDVYTQMVLFYKQDTAQRLSPSPYRPISQYSEPSA
- a CDS encoding extracellular solute-binding protein, translated to MLNRNHVIAAVAMVYGLVMLSLLWLVGQSKDAAVNALFFSMSLILLLGGVALLAVLFFGLQRLFLPLGQILDLMRQHASDSGDLSARLPEEGDAEVAQLAKAYNASTDKVQRTLRDVQREMEGLALGLSELTAVTAQMGKDTRTQSDHAASSAATVEQITVSINHIADHARDMDHVVEQTQRLSSDSADSVLRVSEEVGKVSEAVVALTQTMDGLGASSQEISGIVGVIKDIADQTNLLALNAAIEAARAGDMGRGFAVVADEVRKLAERTSNATVEIAHKIESVGRETQSAVGNMALTANRVAHSVTMAEDARGHMLGIREHMGSVVTAVRQIAESTQEQSSATHTLASSAERLDVMTQATDSALQQASNTLKHLDERAKRLLKSVGQFKLADIEVFHSWAASSEARAVSEIKALLNQQGHHWADVAGDHSAAMIRSRITIGNPPTAAAIGGVKIQNWAKDGGLADLNAVATQQDWRRILPAVLDKMMQANGQYVAVPLGVARVNVMWMNASVLKRAGAQPPKTWDEFFVLAEKLRQLGTPMLAVGEQAWQIATLFEAITCGLGGASFYHSAFCQLDSAALTGPVMIRCLEALRKLKPYCTPDAAGREWNLATADVINGRAAMQLMGDWAKGEFAQAGKVQGIDYLCLPAPTQNGEYSFAADTLLMFKQNDPRLAAAQQDFVSLLMSSEGQEVFNLYKGNIPARIDVNMSRFDDYAKQSAREFASAASKQVLLPSWAHNMAVQDSVRGALFDAVDAFWKNSNMSPQDAARRLHDATRRTA